DNA from Sphingomonas sp. SUN039:
GTGCCCTTGTCGACCACATAGCTGCGCGCGGTCATGCGAAACGCACTTCGAGGGTCAGGCCGGGGCGCTCGTCCGCAGGTGGCGCGCCGACATGGCGTTCGGCATCGGCGCGGGCGCGGTCGAGAATGGCAGTCGGCACCTTGGCGTCATGCCAGATCGCATCGGCCTCGCCCAGCAGGCGCGCCGCGCGCAGGGTGAGCTCGTCGGGATCGGGCGACGCCAGGCGGATGACTTCATGCCGCGCGGTCGGCGTTGCCGTCGCGCCGAGCCAGCCTGCGACGTCATGCCCCTCTGCCAGCGGATCGAGCGCGGCGCCGGTCGCAAAGCCCGTGTCGAGCGCATGACGTCGTTCGACTGCATCGGGCCATCGCGCACGCATCGTGGTGCGCGCCTCCTCCAGTGCGGTCGCAAGCGGGCCGAGCGCGGCAGGCAGCAAAGTCTCCAGACGCTGGCGCAAGGCCTTGGCCAGCCCCGCCGACGCGCCGCCGGTGCCGACCGCCACGATCACCGGCGACCGGTCGACAATCGCCGGAAGCGTGAAATCGCACAGCTCGGGCCGGTCGACGACATTGACCAGCACCCCGCGCGCCTTGAGCCGCGTGGTGGCGGCTTCATCCCCATCGGCGACGATGGCGAGCGCGACTGCATGTTCCTCGTCCACGACCACCGCCCCGGCGCGGTCGAGCAACCGGCGCTTGGCCTCGGCAGCCGGACCGCTGCCGATCAGCGCAACCGGGCGACCGGCAAGACGGACGAAGAGCGGCAGGCTGTGCATCGCTGGTCCGACTGGCGCGAATCTGTACGCAAGTCTATGGTCGTCAAATGGCCCTGTGGCGTTTCCTGTTGGTGTTCGCGCTCGCATTCGGGTCGGTGGTGCCGCACTGCGCCGCCGCAGTGCCTTTGACCGCAACTGCGGCGCATCATGTCGGTATGGCGCATGACCAGCATCAGCCCTCCAAAGCACATGTCTCCGACGCCTGTGTCGGCTGCGCGACGCCCATCCGTTTTGCGTTCGCCGCACCTGCCACGCCTATGGCCGCGACCGCCCGCTACATTATCGTCCACCGGACACTGACGACACGCGTCACCGCGCTCGACCCGCCCCCGCCCCGATTCGAAGCCTGACTCCGCCAAGACCATTTTTCCGGTTCGAGACAGGATTTCGACAATGAACACCCGTATTTTGACGGTCGCGCTCGGCGCGGCCGCGACGCTGATTGCCGCCCCCGCAGTCGCGCAGATGCAGGGCATGAACCATAGCCAGCATATGCCCGCACCTACGCCAGCACCGACGCCCGCTCCCGCAGCCGATCCCCATGCCGGACATGACATGTCCAAGATGGACGGGATGATGGAAGGCATGGCAGCTTGCGAGACCGCCAGTTGTGGCACGGTGCCGATTACGCCTGATTTTGCCGAAGGGTCAGGGACGGGCCGGTTGCCGGGAAAAGAAGGCATGATGCACGGCCTGCATTTCATGCCCGGCGAGTGGACGGTGATGCTCCACGGCTATGCCTGGGGCACCTATAGCAACCAAGGCGGTCCGCGCGGTGACAGTCAGGCGTTCGTGACCTCAATGGCGATGGCCGAGGCATCGCGCGACCTGTCGCCGAAGACCCGCATCCAGTTCCGTACGATGCTCAGTCTCGATCCGTTGATGGGCGCTCGCGGTTACCCGAACCTGTTCGCGACCGGCGAGACAGCGGGCGGCGTCCCGCTGGTCGATCGCCAACATCCGCACGACCTGTTCATGGAACTGTCGGCGCGGGTTGATCACGATTTCGGCGGCGTGCGCGGCTTTCTCTACGGCGGGCCGGTCGCCGAACCTGCGCTCGGGCCGTCGGCATTCATGCACCGGCGCTCGGCGCGGCTGAACCCCGAAGCGCCGATCACGCACCACTGGTTCGATTCGACCCATATTACCTATGGCGTCGTGACGGCGGGGCTTAGCGGCACCCGCTGGCAGGTCGAAGCCTCTGCCTTTCGCGGCCGCGAACCCGACGAAAGCCGCTGGAATATCGAAACGCCCAAGCTCGATTCATGGAGCGTCCGCGCGACCTGGACGCCGTCGCCGAACTGGGCGGTGTCGCTGTCGCACGGCTTTCTGAAGGAACCGGAGACAACGCACCCGGGCGAGAACGAGCGGCGGACAGTGGGTGCCGTACATTATGCCGATGCACGGCTGGCAGTGACGGTGGCCTATTCGCACAAGGTGCACGGCGGCGACGCGCATGGCGCGTTTCTGGCCGAGGCGAATTTCGACATCACCCCGCGCCATGCGGTGTTCGGGCGAGTCGAGACGGTGGACAACGAGGAGTTGTTCGAAACGCCGGACCCGCTGGCGGGACGCAGCTTTACGGTCACCAAAGCGACGCTGGGCTATGGCTACACGATACCTATCGGCGCCTTCGGCCTGACGCTCGGCGGGACGGCAAGCCTCTACGCCAAGCCCGCCGCCCTTAATGCGGCTTACGGGCGCAACCCGAAGAGCTTTACGCTATTCGCCAAGCTCGCATTGGGACAATAGGGGCCATGCTTTACTTCGCTGTCAAAGCTGCGCTTTCGGGGCTGATCGTCGCTGCCGTGTCGGAGATTGCGCGGCGCAGTCCCGGCATCGGCGCGCTGGTCGCGTCGCTGCCGCTCATTTCGATCCTCGGCATGATGTGGCTGTGGCACGACACCGCCGATCCGGTGCGGCTGGCCGACCATGCCCGGGCGACGTTCTGGTACGTGCTGCCGTCGCTGCCGATGTTCCTCGTCGTTCCGGTGCTGCTGCGGAACGGCAAGGGATTCTGGACAGCGCTGATCGCTGGATGCGCGTTGACGATCGCACTCTATCTGGCGATGGCGTTCGTCGGGCCGCGCTTCGGAGTCCGGCTATAGCCAGTCGGGCACGCGTTCCGCGCCCATGATCGTCGCGGCGGGGATGCGGTCGGCGACCACCGCGTAACGGTCGCCGTCGACGAGCACTTCGGGGACCATGGCGCGACTGTTGTAGGTCGAGGCCATGGTCGCGCCGTACGCGCCCGCCGTGCGGAACACGGCGAGGTCGCCCTGCGCGACGACGCCGGTCTCGCGCGCCATCGCAAAGGTATCGCCGCTTTCGCACACCGGGCCGACGAGGTTGGCGGTCATCGTTTCGGTGGTCGCGGTAACGGGTTCGAAATGGTGATAGGCATCGTAGAGCGCGGGACGGGCTAGGTCGTTCATCGCGGCATCGACGACGACGAACGGGTGCACCGAGCCCGGCTTGACGCGGATGACACGGGTCAGCAGCACACCGGCATTGCCCGCGATCATGCGGCCGGGTTCGAACATCAGCTTCACGCCCCAGCCCTGCGTGACGCGGGCCACCATGGCGCCATAGGCACTGGGCTCCTGCGGCACGTCGTCGGGGCGATAGGCGATGCCGAGCCCGCCGCCGAGATCGACATGGGTAATCGCATGGCCGGCCGCACGCAGATCGGCGACGAGTCGCCCGACGCGCGCGAAGGCGGCCTCGAGCGGGGCGAGGTCGAAAATCTGGCTGCCGATGTGGAGCGCGACGCCGCGCAGGTTCAGCCCCGGCAATGCCGACAGCCGCGCAAAGATTGCAGGCGCGTCCGAAATCGCGACGCCGAACTTGTTCTCGGCCTTGCCGGTCGAGATCTTCGCGTGCGTCCCCGCATCGACATCGGGATTGACGCGCAACGTCGCGGGCGCGGTCAGCCCCCGCGCGGCGGCGAGTGCGGCAAGATCGCGCCCTTCCTCTTCCGATTCGATGTTGAACTGGCCGATGCCCGTGTCGAGCGCATGGACCATCTCGTCATCGGTCTTGCCGACGCCCGAAAAGACGATCTTGTCGGGCGTCATCCCCGCCGCAAGCGCGCGGTCGAGTTCGCCGCCCGACACGACGTCCGCGCCCATGCCCATTTTGGCGAGCACCCGCACGACCGCGAGATTGGGGTTGGCCTTGAGCGCGAAGGCGACCTCGACATCACCGGCTTGCGCCACCGCCTCCGAAAACACCCGCGCATGGCGCTCGAGCGTCGCGCGCGAATAGACATAGACCGGCGTGCCGACCTCTGCCGCGATGCGGGCAAGCGGGACGTCC
Protein-coding regions in this window:
- a CDS encoding bifunctional precorrin-2 dehydrogenase/sirohydrochlorin ferrochelatase — its product is MHSLPLFVRLAGRPVALIGSGPAAEAKRRLLDRAGAVVVDEEHAVALAIVADGDEAATTRLKARGVLVNVVDRPELCDFTLPAIVDRSPVIVAVGTGGASAGLAKALRQRLETLLPAALGPLATALEEARTTMRARWPDAVERRHALDTGFATGAALDPLAEGHDVAGWLGATATPTARHEVIRLASPDPDELTLRAARLLGEADAIWHDAKVPTAILDRARADAERHVGAPPADERPGLTLEVRFA
- a CDS encoding DUF3147 family protein yields the protein MLYFAVKAALSGLIVAAVSEIARRSPGIGALVASLPLISILGMMWLWHDTADPVRLADHARATFWYVLPSLPMFLVVPVLLRNGKGFWTALIAGCALTIALYLAMAFVGPRFGVRL
- the lysA gene encoding diaminopimelate decarboxylase, which encodes MNHFQFRDGELFAEDVPLARIAAEVGTPVYVYSRATLERHARVFSEAVAQAGDVEVAFALKANPNLAVVRVLAKMGMGADVVSGGELDRALAAGMTPDKIVFSGVGKTDDEMVHALDTGIGQFNIESEEEGRDLAALAAARGLTAPATLRVNPDVDAGTHAKISTGKAENKFGVAISDAPAIFARLSALPGLNLRGVALHIGSQIFDLAPLEAAFARVGRLVADLRAAGHAITHVDLGGGLGIAYRPDDVPQEPSAYGAMVARVTQGWGVKLMFEPGRMIAGNAGVLLTRVIRVKPGSVHPFVVVDAAMNDLARPALYDAYHHFEPVTATTETMTANLVGPVCESGDTFAMARETGVVAQGDLAVFRTAGAYGATMASTYNSRAMVPEVLVDGDRYAVVADRIPAATIMGAERVPDWL